Proteins from a single region of Streptomyces sp. TN58:
- a CDS encoding SDR family oxidoreductase, which yields MSARRSLEGQVAVVTGAARGVGELLARKLSARGARIALVGLEPDALKEVSERLHTDSEHWHADVTDHEAMARVAQEVEERFGKVDIVVANAGVAAGGPFAESDPAAWRRVIEVNLIGGAVTARAFLPALARSRGYFLQIASLAAITPAPMMTAYCASKSGVEAFAHCLRAEVGHKGVGVGVGYLSWTDTDMVRGADQDEVMRELRQRLPWPSNRTYPLGPAVDRIVAGIERRSPHVYAQWWLRGMQGVRGYLPGIIATVGRREMKRFEPRLSGVSKGLVGAGGAADEQERARSH from the coding sequence GTGAGTGCTCGCAGGAGTCTGGAAGGCCAGGTCGCCGTCGTCACGGGAGCCGCCCGCGGGGTCGGCGAGCTGCTGGCCCGCAAGCTGTCCGCACGCGGCGCGCGGATCGCGCTCGTGGGCCTGGAGCCGGACGCCCTCAAGGAGGTCTCCGAGCGGCTGCACACCGACAGCGAGCACTGGCACGCCGACGTCACCGACCACGAGGCGATGGCGCGCGTGGCGCAGGAGGTGGAGGAGCGTTTCGGGAAGGTCGACATCGTCGTCGCCAACGCGGGCGTCGCCGCGGGCGGCCCGTTCGCGGAATCCGACCCCGCCGCCTGGCGCCGGGTGATCGAGGTCAACCTGATCGGCGGGGCCGTCACCGCCCGGGCCTTCCTGCCCGCGCTGGCCCGGAGCCGCGGCTACTTCCTCCAGATCGCCTCGCTCGCCGCGATCACCCCGGCGCCGATGATGACCGCCTACTGCGCTTCCAAGTCCGGCGTCGAGGCCTTCGCCCACTGCCTGCGCGCCGAGGTCGGCCACAAGGGCGTGGGGGTCGGCGTCGGCTACCTGTCGTGGACCGACACCGACATGGTGCGCGGCGCCGACCAGGACGAGGTCATGCGGGAGCTGCGGCAGCGGCTGCCGTGGCCGTCCAACCGCACCTATCCGCTGGGCCCGGCCGTCGACCGGATCGTCGCGGGCATCGAGCGGCGCTCCCCGCACGTGTACGCGCAGTGGTGGCTGCGCGGGATGCAGGGGGTACGCGGCTACCTGCCCGGGATCATCGCGACGGTCGGGCGGCGCGAGATGAAGCGCTTCGAGCCCCGCCTCTCCGGCGTCTCCAAGGGGCTCGTCGGGGCGGGCGGCGCCGCGGACGAGCAGGAGCGCGCCCGCAGCCACTGA